A window of the Bufo gargarizans isolate SCDJY-AF-19 chromosome 1, ASM1485885v1, whole genome shotgun sequence genome harbors these coding sequences:
- the LOC122921684 gene encoding uncharacterized protein LOC122921684, with amino-acid sequence MPEVPAEAPLIIEHPSRIRDISRPFFPHEALPSGHEVSEGIQAPVDHSVSYVLRPPPFLDHLVGGRLRFFSHVWSGITSDQWVLSTVQGFTIDLIADPSSIPAPPTVPLSYAARSQFQRELSDLLQKGAIERAPENRGGVISSIFLVQKNNFVQYRHFKMEGIHLLRDLLLPGDWLAKIDLQDAYLTVPVSPSSRDLLRFLWNGQAWRFTCLPFGLSSAPWCFTKIMRPVVAWLRSRGVRLIVYLDDILIMAQSRALLLRHLHLTVTLVSDLGFIVNQEKSCLTPSRSIEFLGFQVNSEELSLSLPLSKVKAIRKELKHALRLPQMSLRHLARIIGLLASSIQAIFPAPLHYRALQRLKIAHLRSGASYADLVSLDAETTDEMRWWIHNLSVWNGRAIVGPQPDLIIESDASLHGWGAHCSGVSTGGPWSPEESHLHINALELLAGSFAIRSFANGVVSSAIRLRMDNISAVRYVNCMGGTRSVVLTHLAKDFWEFCLDRNISVVAEYLPGLHNTLADWSSRYISDSSDWKLDETVFSAISSLWGPFAVDLFASRLNTQLPRFFSWRPDPLAEAVDALLQHWGGAWMYAFPPFALIPRVLLQVRQQLANLVLIVPFWRTQSWFPQILELLVDFPFLLPTQVSLLQGPAGEVHPLLQNGSLRLLACKISGVQEEALDFQEQLGSYWTALGRPGRDGLIEPPGVLGLAGASTGLWIPLRPLSIPS; translated from the exons ATGCCAGAGGTTCCGGCAGAGGCTCCTTTAATTATAGAGCATCCCTCCAGGATCAGAGACATCAGCCGTCCTTTTTTCCCTCACGAGGCGCTCCCTTCAGGTCACGAGGTTTCCGAGGGAATCCAGGCTCCCGTCGACCATTCGGTAAGTTATGTTCTTCGTCCCCCTCCTTTTTTAGACCATttagtcgggggcagactccgattcttttctcatgtgtggtcaggcataacctcagaccaatgggtcctttctactgtgcaggggttcacaaTAGATCTGATTGCCGATCCGAGCTCCATCCCAGCCCCCCCTACGGTACCACTGTCCTATGCGGCACGGTCCCAATTTCAGAGGGAATTGtcggatcttctgcagaaaggcgCGATCGAACGCGCACCGGAGAATCGTGGGGGTGTCATCAGCAGTATTTTCCTGGTGCAAAA GAACAATTTTGTACAATaccgacatttcaagatggagggcatccatcttttgagggatctGCTCCTTCCAGGCGATTGGTTGGCCAAGATAGATCTCCAAGACGCCTATCTCACGGTCCCAGTGTCCCCCTCTTCAAGAGACCTGCTGCGGTTCCTGTGGAACGGTCAGGCCTGGCGCTTCACCTGCCTTCCGTTCGGCCTGtcctccgccccctggtgctttaccaagatcatgcgcccagtggtggcttggcttcgcagcagaggtgttcGTCTGATCGTCTACCTGGACGATATCTTGATCATGGCCCAATCACGGGCTCTCTTGTTGAGACACCTCCACTTGACGGTGACGCTCGTTTCCGACTTGGGGTTCATTGTCAACCAGGAGAAATCCTGTTTGACCCCCTCCAGATCCATAGAGTTCTTGGGTTTCCAGGTGAACTCGGAAGAATTATCCCTCAGTCTTCCACTCTCGAAAGTCAAGgctatccgcaaggagttgaagCATGCTCTACGCCTACCTCAGATGTCGTTGCGGCATTTGGCAAGGATAATCGGACTTCTGGCCTCCTCAATACAGGCCATTTTCCCAGCCCCCCTCCATTATCGTGCGTTGCAGCGCCTCAAAATTGCTCACCTTCGGTCGGGGGCCTCTTACGCAGATTTGGTCTCATTAGATGCCGAGACGACGGACGAGATGagatggtggatccacaacctgtcaGTGTGGAATGGCAGAGCGATCGTGGGTCCCCAACCGGATCTGATCATAGAATCCGATGCGAGCCTGCACGGATGGGGAGCACATTGCAGTGGTGTGTCCACGGGCGGTCCATGGTCTCCAGAAGAATCCCATCTTCACATCAACGCCCTGGAACTCCTAGCAGGGTCGTTTGCCATTCGCAGTTTTGCCAATGGTGTGGTCAGCTCAGCCATCAGGCTCCGCATGGACAATATATCTGCGGTCAGGTACGTCAATTGTATGGGTGGCACACGGTcggtggttctgacccatttggcgaaggatttttgggaATTCTGTCTCGACAGGAACATCTCTGTGGTGGCCGAGTACCTTCCAGGCCTTCACAACACTCTGGCGGACTGGAGTTCTCGCTACATATCggactccagcgactggaagttagACGAGACGGTTTTTTCTGCTATTTCTTCTCTGTGGGGTCCCTTTGCAGTCGACCTCTTCGCTTCCCGTTTGAATACCCAACTGCCCAGGTTTTTCAGCTGGAGGCCGGATCCCTTGGCGGAGGCAGTGGACGCTCTGCTTCAACATTGGGGAGGAGCGTGGATGTACGCATTCCCTCCCTTCGCGCTCATTCCACGAGTGCTCCTTCAGGTTCGTCAGCAGTTGGCGAACCTGGTTCTGATTGTTCCGTTTTGGAGGACCCAGTCCTGGTTCCCTCAGATCCTGGAACTTCTAGTGGACTTTCCGTTTCTCCTTCCCACTCAGGTGTCACTACTCCAAGGGCCTGCAGGAGAAGTTCACCCACTCCTGCAGAACGGGTCGCTACGCCTCCTAGCTTGCAAGATATCGGGAGTCCAGGAGGAGGCGCTGGACTTTCAGGAACAGCTAGGTTCTTATTGGACTGCGCTTGGGCGCCCGGGACGAGACGGGCTTATCGAGCCGCCTGGGGTTCTTGGTCTCGCTGGTGCGTCGACCGGACTCTGGATCCCGTTACGGCCCCTGTCAATTCCATCTTAG